The following proteins come from a genomic window of Thermodesulfobacteriota bacterium:
- a CDS encoding PIN domain-containing protein, whose product MFNSLIFLPMEYKTFLRSAEIYRLLRRKGITVSQPIDCMIASVAIENDIPLLHNDKHFEPIEEYCGLKRFC is encoded by the coding sequence CTGTTCAATTCCCTGATTTTCCTCCCGATGGAATACAAAACTTTTTTACGCTCAGCCGAGATATACCGACTACTTCGCCGAAAAGGTATAACTGTTAGTCAGCCCATAGATTGCATGATAGCGTCGGTTGCCATTGAAAATGACATTCCGCTCCTCCACAACGATAAGCATTTCGAGCCCATAGAAGAATACTGTGGGTTAAAGCGATTTTGTTAA
- a CDS encoding DUF4919 domain-containing protein, producing MKKHILFTIIILSFTLHFQSAFGKEFDLAQFTNLRMEYAKSDNYSPNWENNEKREKIFELLQNEKINEALEASYEWLKQYPFDAEIHMICSFILRDRWQFRESINHEFAARGLIASIASSGDGTSLESPFKVISVGEEYVLLRSLGAKVKKQSVLSSPSGIMCDMMECEIKGKKVVFYFDVSISMAAINKMLLKK from the coding sequence ATGAAGAAACATATTCTATTTACCATCATTATTCTATCATTCACATTACACTTTCAATCTGCTTTCGGGAAAGAATTTGATTTAGCCCAGTTTACAAATTTGCGTATGGAATATGCAAAATCTGACAATTACAGCCCAAACTGGGAAAATAATGAGAAACGGGAGAAAATTTTTGAACTGTTACAAAATGAAAAAATCAATGAAGCTCTGGAAGCGTCATATGAATGGCTAAAACAATACCCGTTTGACGCTGAAATCCATATGATTTGCTCTTTTATTTTGAGAGACAGATGGCAGTTTAGAGAAAGCATAAATCATGAATTTGCAGCTCGTGGTTTAATCGCATCAATTGCGAGTAGTGGAGATGGAACTTCTTTAGAATCACCGTTTAAGGTAATTTCTGTTGGAGAGGAGTATGTGCTTTTACGTTCATTAGGGGCTAAAGTAAAAAAACAGTCTGTTTTATCTTCTCCATCAGGAATTATGTGCGATATGATGGAATGTGAAATAAAAGGCAAAAAAGTAGTATTTTATTTTGATGTTTCTATTTCAATGGCAGCTATAAACAAAATGCTATTAAAGAAATAA